TGATAACTTCCAGAAGAAGAGCCATCAGGCAGTTTAATATTTAGCACCCATAAGAAGGCGAGTTGCAAAGACACTTGTCGGCTTTAAGCAAAAAAATCATTACTCCGCATTTTCCCCAGTCTGGAGGAATTGAAGCAAATCAGAACTCAAATTCTCCCCCTGTTCTGAGCTCAGGCTAAGTCGTCTCAATCCTGCGTTTCTTATTCGAAATATTGTCGTTCCCTGTTTCTTCTATATCCTTTTCAATGATACCCTCTGTTGCAACCTTTGTCTTCTTAATGCTATCCAAAACTAAGCATGAAGACAACAATAAATATTAACAGTGGCTTGAAAAGCAGCTCCTGTAACCACCCAAAGGTTCTAATAGTGTGGCTTCAAAAACAAATCGGTACAATATGGTAAGAAGGGTGACAAACCTTCCATATAAACTCTGAAGTCCTCTTCCATTTCAGTCACCTTGCAacgataaaaataaaataaaagatagcACCATGTCTATATTACCAACTTGAAGAAAGCAAAAGACCAACTTCGACAAACCAAGATATTTCTAAGCTTACCTGATCTCCATCGCCAATAATTTTCCATCGGAGAATGGCAAAGACAAAATGCTGAAGTTTCACAACTTTTTCTCCTGAAGACCAAAAGAACATGTTACAGACAGATACAAAGTGATTTTGCAGCCAACCCTTCAAAAGCACCAAGCTGAACAAAATCCAAGCAGAATCCCAATATGGCGGAACTAGAATGTCAACTGTGGCATCATTTCTAATTTACTTTCGCAGTCCTTACTTATATGCCCTTGGGGCTATCTATCCGAACATCATAAACTTTAAGTTAgataaaattaacaataaaatcGTCATTTGCTTATAAAGTTCATGGGATGTCACGACACTATATGAGTACGAGGATACACCATAGAATCTGAAAAAGTAGCTTTTGGCATACTTGAAAATAAAAGACAAGACCTACGGATAATTAGAAGTTAGAAACTACTACTACTTAATGTTTGGTAATGTAGCTTGTCATGGTCAAGATTGAGACGGAAACTACACACACTTCTGACGGACAGTGTTCAGGAAACAAATAATATACTCTATATCTACAAGTCAATGAGACTACCGGCACAAGTTACTTTGAAGATGAAACAACAAAAAGCGGATGTTTTTGCATTACAGGCAAGACAAATAAGCAGGGCAGAGAGATTATACCAAACAACATAGCCAACTTGACAGAAGCCACATAGACATGATAAGGAGGATAATCTCCATCGTCAGAAATGATATTTGTCTCCCTCCAGAAATTAACAGGGAGCCCTGTGTATACCCACAAAGGAAAGGCTCAGATACAAGAGCACGGCTTAACTACATTTAGCTGAAAAATATAGAACAAGGCTAAGTAAGGTTAATTTTCTCAAGTGTTACCATATCCGCATTCATAAAAAGCCCACATTAAATGCTTCAAGCCGATAAAACGACTCCCTAGGGCTATCCGACGAAGCTCGGCAACTTGGATTATTTCACAGACTTCAGGAGATAACTCAAGAGATCTGGAATCGCACAATTGATAGAAAGGATCCAGTACCTTTGGCAGGTGCCTTTCCAACTGCAACCAAAGAAATTAATACAGAATATTTGGAAACTCCAATCTTGAAGAAACCAGGTACCAAAAATACTTACCGGTGCTATCACATTTCTTAAAATCATGCATAGGCTACACTCGAAGGAACATATTATGTCTTCGTGTGAAAGACCGTCCTTGGAAAGGTAGGGAAGCCAAGGAGAATTTTGGAAGTCTGTGGTATAAACGGTTTCCAGAGCTTTGGCAAATACAGGTTCATATATATTTGCTAAAGCTTCATTGTCAGTCACAGCATCTCCTCTGAAGATCTTAATCAGCAATCGAGTATAGTCATCAACCTGCACTAGTGATAAAGAAAATAGTGTTGGCAGATAAGTTGATCCATTAAACAGCTTTGGAATCTTTGTTAGTATGATGTATAATCAATAATGTAATAGTATCTGAAGTTTGACCTTTGCAATATCTAAAATTTCGATCTTGTCAACTACAGCCTTAATATCAAGGAGAATAGTATCCTGCATCAACAAGAAAAAAATAAATGTAGAATGACGATAGATACTACATCTCAAAGCCAAGAGAAGTGGTATATATGGTGAAGGTACCACCAGCACTTACAGTTTCTTTTTTATCATCCTCTTCTTCATAGCACTGGGGAAAAAGGATCAACAAGCAAACATATAAA
This sequence is a window from Silene latifolia isolate original U9 population chromosome 8, ASM4854445v1, whole genome shotgun sequence. Protein-coding genes within it:
- the LOC141596647 gene encoding uncharacterized protein LOC141596647 isoform X1, with translation MMDDGRSQDEISKLYSKIFSKVFIEESTMESSFVYYHRESEKQRPLSYFRVDRYPGDDLLLQLCDKDHVPWIKQHVKDSELRHVQDAIKEGVAIHVYWALANPFCLNLKKVSKAVDDFSVYNSAITAAAALVYSLYPQDFLYKLGSRRLLHKQVDDLWSQLSVWGRQGLSVDEVCKLIVHQKIDKDKYSVVTEYDIISLLNDYDNQCCENRFLTPSPLYICYEEEDDKKETDTILLDIKAVVDKIEILDIAKVDDYTRLLIKIFRGDAVTDNEALANIYEPVFAKALETVYTTDFQNSPWLPYLSKDGLSHEDIICSFECSLCMILRNVIAPLERHLPKVLDPFYQLCDSRSLELSPEVCEIIQVAELRRIALGSRFIGLKHLMWAFYECGYGLPVNFWRETNIISDDGDYPPYHVYVASVKLAMLFGEKVVKLQHFVFAILRWKIIGDGDQVTEMEEDFRVYMEVLDSIKKTKVATEGIIEKDIEETGNDNISNKKRRIETT
- the LOC141596647 gene encoding uncharacterized protein LOC141596647 isoform X2, which encodes MMDDGRSQDEISKLYSKIFSKVFIEESTMESSFVYYHRESEKQRPLSYFRVDRYPGDDLLLQLCDKDHVPWIKQHVKDSELRHVQDAIKEGVAIHVYWALANPFCLNLKKVSKAVDDFSVYNSAITAAAALVYSLYPQDFLYKLGSRRLLHKQVDDLWSQLSVWGRQGLSVDEVCKLIVHQKIDKDKYSVVTEYDIISLLNDYDNQCCENRFLTPSPLYICYEEEDDKKETDTILLDIKAVVDKIEILDIAKVDDYTRLLIKIFRGDAVTDNEALANIYEPVFAKALETVYTTDFQNSPWLPYLSKDGLSHEDIICSFECSLCMILRNVIAPLERHLPKVLDPFYQLCDSRSLELSPEVCEIIQVAELRRIALGSRFIGLKHLMWAFYECGYGLPVNFWRETNIISDDGDYPPYHVYVASVKLAMLFGEKVVKLQHFVFAILRWKIIGDGDQVTEMEEDFRVYMEALRRQRLQQRVSLKRI